From Crassaminicella indica, one genomic window encodes:
- a CDS encoding tyrosine-type recombinase/integrase produces MVSKKDYIKIQSTGASPTDINKSQVETFRQTILEKGCKRDYAIVTLLAYSGLRISEALNLKLEDINLTAREIIVKSGKGDKERIVYIGEKIVNALKSYLSERVDHGNYLFNSRQSERLNRSRINQVFNKFSNKITPHKLRHFWCTHALESGYSVHEVANQAGHSNIHTTLLYTNPSKEKMKEKANLL; encoded by the coding sequence ATCGTTTCGAAAAAGGACTATATAAAGATCCAGTCAACTGGAGCTAGTCCTACGGATATTAATAAAAGCCAGGTAGAAACTTTTAGGCAGACAATATTAGAAAAAGGATGTAAGAGAGACTATGCTATTGTTACATTATTGGCTTACTCAGGACTTAGAATATCTGAAGCTTTAAACTTAAAGCTAGAAGATATAAATTTAACAGCAAGAGAAATAATCGTAAAAAGTGGAAAAGGTGATAAGGAAAGGATAGTATATATTGGTGAAAAAATAGTAAATGCTCTTAAGTCATATCTTAGCGAAAGAGTAGATCATGGCAACTATTTATTCAATAGTAGACAAAGTGAACGATTAAATCGAAGTAGAATCAACCAGGTATTTAATAAATTCAGCAATAAAATAACTCCCCATAAGCTAAGACACTTTTGGTGTACTCATGCTTTGGAGAGTGGATATTCGGTTCATGAAGTAGCTAATCAAGCAGGTCATAGTAATATTCATACAACTTTACTTTATACGAATCCTTCAAAGGAAAAAATGAAGGAAAAGGCTAATTTGTTATAG
- a CDS encoding phage integrase SAM-like domain-containing protein: protein MLNLFEEYLRKDDKSENTIKSYLRHMKLYLNWFKGSFRKRTI, encoded by the coding sequence ATGTTAAACTTATTTGAAGAGTATTTAAGAAAAGATGATAAAAGTGAGAATACAATCAAAAGTTATTTAAGACATATGAAGCTTTATTTGAATTGGTTTAAAGGATCGTTTCGAAAAAGGACTATATAA